A region from the Podarcis raffonei isolate rPodRaf1 chromosome 11, rPodRaf1.pri, whole genome shotgun sequence genome encodes:
- the ELOVL7 gene encoding elongation of very long chain fatty acids protein 7 encodes MALNNLTLKAASLYDEWIKDADPRVDGYPLMASPFPQTLILGAYIYFVTNLGPKFMENRKPFDLRQLMVFYNFIVVALSIYMTYEFLMSGWATGYTYRCDIVDYSRSPMALRMVRACYLYYFSKFIELLDTIFFVLRKKNAQITFLHVFHHTIMPWTWWFGVKFAPGGLGTFHGMLNCVVHVIMYTYYGLCCLGPAYHKYLWWKKHLTTIQLIQFIMVTVHIGQIYFMDHCPYQYPIFMFIIWLYGTLFLILFMHFWYHAYTRGKRPPKTLQNGITRNKTE; translated from the exons ATGGCCCTAAACAATCTGACGCTGAAGGCTGCATCGCTTTATGATGAGTGGATTAAAGATGCTG ATCCACGAGTCGATGGCTACCCGCTTATGGCCTCACCTTTTCCACAGACACTTATTCTTGGAGCATATATCTATTTTGTCACCAACCTGGGACCAAAGTTCATGGAGAACAGGAAACCTTTTGATTTGAGGCAATTGATGGTTTTTTACAACTTCATTGTAGTGGCTCTTTCAATTTATATGACTTATGAA TTCCTTATGTCTGGCTGGGCTACAGGCTATACCTATCGCTGTGACATAGTTGATTACTCCAGGTCACCTATGGCTCTAAGG ATGGTTCGTGCCTGCTACTTGTATTATTTCTCGAAATTCATTGAATTGCTAGACACG ATCTTCTTTGTGCTCCGAAAGAAGAATGCCCAAATTACGTTTCTCCATGTATTCCATCACACAatcatgccttggacctggtggtTTGGAGTCAAATTTGCTCCAG GTGGCTTGGGAACATTCCATGGTATGTTGAACTGTGTTGTGCATGTGATCATGTACACCTACTATGGACTCTGTTGCTTGGGACCAGCTTACCACAAATACTTGTGGTGGAAGAAGCATCTGACGACTATACAACTG atCCAGTTCATTATGGTTACCGTCCATATAGGACAAATCTACTTTATGGATCATTGCCCATACCAGTATCCAATCTTTATGTTCATCATCTGGCTCTATGGcactttgtttttaattctgttcATGCACTTTTGGTACCATGCTTACACCAGAGGCAAAAGACCCCCCAAGACATTACAAAACGGCATTACCAGAAACAAAACTGAATGA